DNA sequence from the Alkaliphilus metalliredigens QYMF genome:
TGCATGTTAGAGACAAGGATGATATGACAAAGGTTATTAAAAAGACTAGTGAAGGTAAAGGCGGTTCTTCTAAGGAATATGAAATACAATTTGCTTGGGATAAGGAAGCCAACTTAATTAATACTCAATCAAAAGCTGTACTTGCATTAGCTAAGCTAATTAAACAATATGATGAAATGATTCATGCTAATTGGGAGACGGTTACAGAAGATCAGAAGTTAAGAGTTGAAAGATTAAAGATTCAAATAGATAATGAAAAGTTAAAGGCGTGGTAATATGGCGAAGCATGCAATACTGAAAACCTTTTATGCCAGTGGTAAATGGAGAAAGCTCAGGCTAATGTTGATAAATGACAGAGGTCCATACTGCGAACAATGTGGAGACTTAATTACAGAGTCAATCAATATTATCGCTCATCATAAAATTGAGTTAACACCTGAGAATGTTAAAGATTATAATATAAGCCTTAATCCTGATTTAATAGAACTAGTATGCTTTGATTGTCACAACAAAGAGCATAAGAGATATGGGTACAATCAAAAACATGTATATATAGTCTATGGACCACCTTTATCCGGGAAACATACTTTTGTAAAGCACAATATGAAAAGAGGAGATATCGTGGTTGATATGGACATGCTTTATGCTGCTGTATCCGGTTTACCTGGCTATGACAAACCAGATAAGTTATTCAGCAATGTAATTGGGATACACAATCTGTTAATAGATCACATCAAGACACGGTATGGTAAATGGAATAATGCCTGGGTGATTGGTGGGTATGCTGATAAACATAAGCGAGATAAGCTATCAAATGATCTTGGAGCTGAACTTGTATACTGTGACATGACTCAAGAAGAGTGCTTTGAACGTTTACTGATTGATGAAGATCGTAAGTACAGACAAGAAGAATGGAAGAGCTATATAGTAAAGTGGTTTAATACCTATACAGTATAAGCCCCCCCATTTTTGCGAAAAGAGCTTAATCTAAATGACCGTGGTAAAACCCTTATTTGCACACAAACCTAAAATTTTGAAATTGGAAGGAGGGCTTAAAAATATGTCCAAAAAGGAAATTTTTGAAAAAGAGCTAGAGAAATTGAAGGAGATATTCCAAGATGTCGAGATTTCAAAGAAAAAGCTAGTTGAAGGACTCATTGATGATGCCGCCTTTCTGAAAGCTGAAAATTATGTTTTAAAACAATCTATCGATAAAACTGGAATGGTCAAGGTACATCCAACTCTACCGGAGATACAAAAGCCCATTGAAGGGGCTCGTCAATATCTCAAGAACATCAATTCATATGCAGCAGTGATTAAAACCTTAAATGGCGTATTGAATAAGGGCTTGGTAGAAGATGATGATGAATTAGACGAGTTTGAATAGGTGATTATATGCTGTTAAATGAAAATATTAATGGAACTCACTCATGGCTCATAGAGTATATCAATAGATGCAAATCCGGTGAAATTATAATTGGTTATGAGTTGATGCAGGAATTAGATGTTTTATTGAGGCATTTTAATAATCCAGAAATAACGGTAGATTTTACAGATGCTCATAAGCGGATCAAGTTTATAGAAACAAAATGCAAACACTTTGAGGCTCCTTTTGCTGGGAAGCCTTTTATATTAATGTTATTCCAGAAGGCCTTTATTGAGGCTATATATATATTTAAAATATATGATGAAGAAGTAGGTCGATTAATAAGACTATATCAAGATGTTCTATATTTGGTTAGTAGAAAAAATGGGAAAACTCCACTGATTTCAGCTATGTGTTTAGCTGAATTTTTTTGTGGACCCATGGGATTAAGAATACTATGCTCAAGTAATGACTATGAACAAGCGGACCTGATGTTTCAGGCTATTAATTCCATGAGAGAAGAGAGTCCAGGACTTGAGAAAGTCACTAGAAAAAATATAAAAGGTGTATTCTTTGGGAATCCCAAGAAGCCTAAAAAGAATGGAAAGTTTTCATACAAGAACAAAGGAACGATTAGAAAGATATCAGCAAAAACAGGAGCCAAGGAAGGTAGAAATATAGGAGTAGGGGCTGTTGATGAGGTTCATGAGATGAAGGATGATACATCTGTTATGCCTATTAGACAAGCTTTATCAACACAGGATGAACCTTTGTTTTTCGAACTGACAACTGAAGGAGTCGTAAATGATGGATATCTAGATAACCGCCTAAAGGAAGCACGTCAAGTATTAGACGGAGAACTAGAACGTCCACGCTGGCTCATATGGTTACATACACAGGATAATGAGCAAGAAATATGGCAAAATGAAAAATCTTGGCACAAAAGCAATCCTGGGCTAGGTGTGATTAAAAAGTGGTCATTCATGCGGAAGATGATCGAAGAAGCTAAAAACAGTAAATCTAAGAGAGTATTTGTTTTATCCAAGGATTTCAATATCAAACAAAATAATGCAGCTGCTTGGTTGACCCCAGAGGATATTGAGAATTTGGAAACCTTTGATATAGAAGAGTTTAGAAATTGCTTTGCCATAGGTGGTGTAGATTTAAGTAAAACAGGTGATTTTTGTAGTGCTAGGGCCCTACTGATGAAACCGGGTAGTGATAAAAAGTATTTCTTGCAGCACTATTTTATTCCTGAAGCAAAACTGAACACTCTCAATAGGGAAGAGGAAAGAAAATATAGGGAGTGGGTTAGACAAGGATTGATAACATTATCTGATGGTAATGAAAATGATTTTAGGCACGTTACCGCATGGTTTGTAAAACTATTTAAGGAATATGGTATTCGATTTTATAAGGTGGGTTATGATAAGTGGTCAGCTGTCTATTGGAGAAAAGAAATGGAAGAGTACGGATTTGATACACAAAAGGTAGACCAAAATTGGGGAAGCATGTCAGAGCCTATGAAACTTCTGGAGGTAGATCTTAAAAGTAATAAGGTAGTATACAACAATCATCCAATCGATAGGCTATGCTTAGAAAACACGGCAATGAATGTGAATACCAAAGAAGAAATAATGCCTATTAAGATCCAGGGAAAGGATGATAAAAAGATTGATGGAGCCGTTACGAAGATGATTTGTTATAGGGTTTATATTGATAACAAAATAGAGTTTTTAGAATTAGTTAAAAGGACTGCTTAGGGGGTGGAAGCTTGAAAAAGTTAAAAAAAATAGTCAGTTTTTTAGAAGACATTTTATTCATTGTGGGTATTACTCTTTTTTCAATAGGTGTATTCAAAATATATATTCCAGCTGGGTTTATTGTATTGGGCATTTGCTTTATAGCAGGTGCTTATTTTATTGCAAAGAGAAGGTGATGTTAATTGATACTTAAAAGCTTGTTTCGTACAAGAAATCCCAGCAATATGAACTATGCCACAATGCTAAATGGCAATACTCCTATATTTAGTCAATTCGGAGATAATATTTATTCATCAGACGTGGTACAAATGTGCATTGATTGCATAGCGACAGAATGCAGCAAGTTACAGCCAAAGCATGTAAGATTAGATAAAAATGATATGCAAGTCAATGTAAAGGGGAGTCTTAATAGACTATTTAAATTTGCTCCAAATGAGTTGATGACAACTCGTGATTTTATAGAAAAAATCATATGGCTGCTATATATGAATTATAATGCTTTCATTTATCCTGTATTTGAGTACAAAGGTCCTAAGGGTAGTAGGGCAAAAGAGTATAAGGCACTCTATCCTTTGAATCCCATCCAAGTTGATTATCTACAAGATCAAACCGGTAAGTTGTTTGTGAAATTCTATTTTAATGGTGGACAAGATTTCACTTTGCCTTATTCTGATGTGATTCATCTAAGAAAAAAGTTTTCTGTGAATGACATCATGGGTGGCGGCTTAAATGGCCAACCGGACAATGTTGCATTATTAAAAGTACTGGAGATTAATGACACTGTACTTCAAGGTTTAGAAAAGGCAATCAAAACGAGTCTTTCTATTCGTGGAATATTAAAGATTAGCACCATGATGGATGATGAAAAACAAAAAAAAGAACGCGAGAGATTTGAAAAAGCTGTTTCATCGGGGACGACAGGTATACTGCCCATGGATCTTAAGGGAGAATACACAGATTTAAAAGTAGATCCTAAGTTAATCGATAAGGATACCCTAGAGTTTCTTCAAAATAAGGTTCTAAACTACTATGGGGTATCAGTGCCTATCCTAAGTGGCGATTTTACTGATGAGCAATACCAGGCCTTTTATGAAAAGACTCTAGAACCTATTGTGATTAGTTTAGGGCAAGCTTTTTCAAAAACAATATTTAGCACTGGGGAAATTGATCGTGGGAATGAGATCGTCTTTTATCCTGAAAAACTTCTATTCACTAACACTAAAAACAGAATAGCTGTTGCAGATATTTTGGGTAATCGTGGAGCACTGACTAATAATGATCTACTTGAGTTATTTGGATATCCACCATATGAAGGAGGAACAGAACGATTTATGAGCCTTAACTATATCCACACTTCACTGGCGAATGAATATCAGATGAAAAGAGCAGGAATGAAGGAAAGAGAGGTCGATAAAGATGCGTAACAAGAAATTGCCACAAAACAATGAAGTAATCACAAGAAGTTTTGGAATTGCTGATTTCAGAGCTGACGATGAAGAAAAATCTGTTGAGGGACATGCTGCCGTATATGATCAAAAGACAAATATAGGTGGCTATTTTTATGAAGTTATTGAAAGGGGAGCTTTTGATGGTTGTGATTTTGATGATGTTTTGTTTTTCGTAAATCATGATACAAGAAAAATCCCCCTTGCTAGAAGCCGAAGAAATAACGGTAATTCGACCATGCAGATAAAAACCGATGATAAGGGTCTGCATATTAAGTCCAAGCTAGATACTGAAGAGAATGCTGAAGCAAGAAGTTTATACAGTTCAATTAAGCGTGGAGATATTGATGGGATGTCGTTTATGTTTCACATCAAGGAAGCAAGATGGACTGACTTAGATACCGATATGCCTACACGCCATATCTTGAAATTTCGAAAAGTATTCGAAGTGAGTGCGGTTAATATGCCAGCTTACTCCGGTACTGATATAAATGTTCGTGATCAGGCTGCATTGGATAATGCGGCAGTGGCATTGGAGAATGCTAGATCGAAGGAGTTGGATAACTCTTCAAACGAGCTAGAATTAGTAAAATTCAAAACACAAATTCTGATGAAAGGTTAAGGTGGTTTTAATGAACAGAGATAAAATATTAGCAATGATCACTAAGAAAGAAGCAAGGAAGGCTGAATTAGGAACAAAGGCAAATGAGACAGAGGATGTAAAAGAATTAAGAGGAATCAATACTGAACTGAGTACCTTGAATACTGAAATTGCTGAGTTGAGAAGTTTGCTAGATTCTATTCCTGAAGAAGGGCAAGGGGAACAAGAAACATCTGAAGAAGACGAACAAAGAAGCCAACCTTTAGGCGCTGCTCAGGTAGTTGCGACTTACGGTTTGCGACAACAGCAGAGTACTGAAGGGGAAGGAAAGGAGACGGAACTAAAGCAGAAATATGAACAAAGAGGAGCTGACCTGAAGGAAAAGCGATCCGTAACTTATGATCTGGATGAAGTACCTGAATTAAGAGCAACAACTATTGGTAGTGGTGCGCTAGTGACCCAAACGAAGTACAGTAATACAGTTAACCAAGGGTTCAATGAGGTATCAAGAGTGATCGATACTGTTAATGCGGTCCCGCTAAACGGTGGAGAAAGCTACGAAAAGGCCTTTGAAGTAACGGTTGGGGAAGGGGATTACACATCTGAAACTGGAGATTACAATGAGACTGATCCAGTGTTTGATTATGTTTCTATCAATAAAGCTAAGGTAACAGCTTATACAGAGTTATCAGATGAAGCTATGAAGTTACCGAATATTGAGTATCAAGCTATGGTAAGAAGTAGCATTACAAAAGCCATTAGAAAGAAAATCTCTAAGCAAATTCTTGTTGGTAATGGTGGAGCGAATGCATTAGTGGGTATTTTCAATGCTCCTGAAAAAGTAATTCCACCGGCAAGTGATATTGAGATTTCTGAAATCGATGCAGATACTTTGGATAATATCATCATTAATTATGGTGGAGATGAAGAAGTAGAAGGAATGGGGTATCTTGTATTAAACAAAAGAGATCTAGCAGCATTTGCAAAGGTAAGAAGTACTGATGGAAAGAAGCTGTATAAGATTAAAACCAATGGAAACACAGGAACAATTTCTTCTGAGGATTCTTTCGAGGTACCATTCATTATTAATAGTATTTGTCCGGCATTATCTGATGCAGGGACAGTGGCCGAATCTTATTGCATGGCTTACGGTATGATGAAAGCATATGAAATGCCAGTATTCTCTGCATTAACTGTTGAAGAGTCTCGTGACTATAAATTTAAAACAGGTCAAATTGCTTACCGTGGAGCCGTTTGGGTAGGTGGTAATACGGCAATGTACAAAGGGTTTGTGAGAGTTAAGAAAGTAACTGCTACATAAAAATAAAATAAAATGAGGGAGGGCATAAGCCTTCCCTTGCTTTGTATGAGGTGGTGATTGAGTTGGCTAGAAAGAAAGCGGAAAAGATATTAGAAAAAGACGGTGTTATTTACTTTAAAGCAACTAAGCCGTTAACAAAGCAAGAACATGAACAACTATCAGATAAGGTGAGGTATGAATCAGAGAAAACAGAACTTAAAATCGTATTAGTGCCTTTTAGTTGTGATCTTGGCGGTGAAGAGTAATGAGCATATTCTTAAATGAAGTAAAACATCACTTGAGGATTGACTTTGATGAAGATGACTCTTATTTAGAGATTCTTATTTCTGCTGCAGAACAATTTATGCATAATGCCACGGGTAAGAGTTTTCATGAAACAAATAAATTAGCAAAAACCATATGCATGATGATAGTGGCAGATCTATATGAAAACAGAAATATGACCGCTGACAAAGTAGGTCAAACTACTAAGAATCTTGTTAATATGATGCTGATTCAATTGAGCTATGGAAGTGATCAGGAATGAATGCAGGGAACCTAAGGTACAAGGTTGATGTATATGCCAAAGTAAAGTTTGAAAATGAACTAAAAGAAACTGACTATAGAGATGAGAAACTAAAAAGCATATGGACGGAGATCATTCCTCAAACCGGAAGCTTAAAGAATCAGCAGGTGGAAACGATGCTCTCCACAGTAACTCATAAAATAAAGTGCAGATATGTTTCGGCTAAAGACATCACCAAAGATATGCATTTTATCTATAAGGGTCATAGATTCGATATAAGGTATATTCTCAATCCATACTTTAAGAATGAAACGCTAGAGTTTTTCTGTGAGGAAGTGATTGAATAATGGCTTCAGAAGATGGATTTGACTTGAGAGAGTTAGATAACTTTCAGAAAAAATTACTTCAAAAGGCTCAGAAAGAATTTCCAAGAGAGACATATCGATTCCTTAGAAAAGCTGGGAGTAAAGGGCGGACCCATGTAGCTAGAAAGTCCAGATCTATTGTAAAAAAGAAAAGCGGTAATTATCACAAAGGTTGGAAACGCGGTAAGGCGTATAAAAAAAGAAGTAATGATGCTTATGAAGTACAAATCAGAAATAGTGCACCACATGCACACTTGATCGAATATGGACATAGGCAAGTTACAAAAGATGGACGTGAAGTTGGTTTTGTAGAAGGAAAGCATGTCCTAGAAAAAGGAATCAAAGAATTTCAAAGTGAGTACTTTGACATGGTAGAGGATTGGTTAGATGAAATGTTAGACAAAGGGTTGTGATGGAATGATAACCTTGAAAGATATAAAAATAGCAATAACAACACGATTGAAAAATACTTTGGACATTGAAATAACAAGTAAAGATATAAAAGAAGGTTTTAAACGACCTTCTTTTTTTATTCAACTAGATAACATAAGAAAGTCTGCAGCTGGAGTCGATCAGGTTAAAAGAGAATTAACAGTAAGAATTTATTATTTCCCTAGTGACAGGTATCAGTACAGTATTGAAATTCTAGACATACAAGAGCAGCTTGAAGAAATATTTGATACAAAATTAAAAGTAATTGATAGGTACTTAAATATAGATGAAATTGAATCTATAACAACTGATGGGGTATTACAATTATATTT
Encoded proteins:
- a CDS encoding HNH endonuclease family protein, which produces MAKHAILKTFYASGKWRKLRLMLINDRGPYCEQCGDLITESINIIAHHKIELTPENVKDYNISLNPDLIELVCFDCHNKEHKRYGYNQKHVYIVYGPPLSGKHTFVKHNMKRGDIVVDMDMLYAAVSGLPGYDKPDKLFSNVIGIHNLLIDHIKTRYGKWNNAWVIGGYADKHKRDKLSNDLGAELVYCDMTQEECFERLLIDEDRKYRQEEWKSYIVKWFNTYTV
- a CDS encoding terminase large subunit, giving the protein MLLNENINGTHSWLIEYINRCKSGEIIIGYELMQELDVLLRHFNNPEITVDFTDAHKRIKFIETKCKHFEAPFAGKPFILMLFQKAFIEAIYIFKIYDEEVGRLIRLYQDVLYLVSRKNGKTPLISAMCLAEFFCGPMGLRILCSSNDYEQADLMFQAINSMREESPGLEKVTRKNIKGVFFGNPKKPKKNGKFSYKNKGTIRKISAKTGAKEGRNIGVGAVDEVHEMKDDTSVMPIRQALSTQDEPLFFELTTEGVVNDGYLDNRLKEARQVLDGELERPRWLIWLHTQDNEQEIWQNEKSWHKSNPGLGVIKKWSFMRKMIEEAKNSKSKRVFVLSKDFNIKQNNAAAWLTPEDIENLETFDIEEFRNCFAIGGVDLSKTGDFCSARALLMKPGSDKKYFLQHYFIPEAKLNTLNREEERKYREWVRQGLITLSDGNENDFRHVTAWFVKLFKEYGIRFYKVGYDKWSAVYWRKEMEEYGFDTQKVDQNWGSMSEPMKLLEVDLKSNKVVYNNHPIDRLCLENTAMNVNTKEEIMPIKIQGKDDKKIDGAVTKMICYRVYIDNKIEFLELVKRTA
- a CDS encoding phage portal protein, coding for MILKSLFRTRNPSNMNYATMLNGNTPIFSQFGDNIYSSDVVQMCIDCIATECSKLQPKHVRLDKNDMQVNVKGSLNRLFKFAPNELMTTRDFIEKIIWLLYMNYNAFIYPVFEYKGPKGSRAKEYKALYPLNPIQVDYLQDQTGKLFVKFYFNGGQDFTLPYSDVIHLRKKFSVNDIMGGGLNGQPDNVALLKVLEINDTVLQGLEKAIKTSLSIRGILKISTMMDDEKQKKERERFEKAVSSGTTGILPMDLKGEYTDLKVDPKLIDKDTLEFLQNKVLNYYGVSVPILSGDFTDEQYQAFYEKTLEPIVISLGQAFSKTIFSTGEIDRGNEIVFYPEKLLFTNTKNRIAVADILGNRGALTNNDLLELFGYPPYEGGTERFMSLNYIHTSLANEYQMKRAGMKEREVDKDA
- a CDS encoding HK97 family phage prohead protease, whose amino-acid sequence is MRNKKLPQNNEVITRSFGIADFRADDEEKSVEGHAAVYDQKTNIGGYFYEVIERGAFDGCDFDDVLFFVNHDTRKIPLARSRRNNGNSTMQIKTDDKGLHIKSKLDTEENAEARSLYSSIKRGDIDGMSFMFHIKEARWTDLDTDMPTRHILKFRKVFEVSAVNMPAYSGTDINVRDQAALDNAAVALENARSKELDNSSNELELVKFKTQILMKG
- a CDS encoding phage major capsid protein, which gives rise to MNRDKILAMITKKEARKAELGTKANETEDVKELRGINTELSTLNTEIAELRSLLDSIPEEGQGEQETSEEDEQRSQPLGAAQVVATYGLRQQQSTEGEGKETELKQKYEQRGADLKEKRSVTYDLDEVPELRATTIGSGALVTQTKYSNTVNQGFNEVSRVIDTVNAVPLNGGESYEKAFEVTVGEGDYTSETGDYNETDPVFDYVSINKAKVTAYTELSDEAMKLPNIEYQAMVRSSITKAIRKKISKQILVGNGGANALVGIFNAPEKVIPPASDIEISEIDADTLDNIIINYGGDEEVEGMGYLVLNKRDLAAFAKVRSTDGKKLYKIKTNGNTGTISSEDSFEVPFIINSICPALSDAGTVAESYCMAYGMMKAYEMPVFSALTVEESRDYKFKTGQIAYRGAVWVGGNTAMYKGFVRVKKVTAT
- a CDS encoding head-tail connector protein; its protein translation is MSIFLNEVKHHLRIDFDEDDSYLEILISAAEQFMHNATGKSFHETNKLAKTICMMIVADLYENRNMTADKVGQTTKNLVNMMLIQLSYGSDQE
- a CDS encoding phage head closure protein; translated protein: MNAGNLRYKVDVYAKVKFENELKETDYRDEKLKSIWTEIIPQTGSLKNQQVETMLSTVTHKIKCRYVSAKDITKDMHFIYKGHRFDIRYILNPYFKNETLEFFCEEVIE
- a CDS encoding HK97 gp10 family phage protein yields the protein MASEDGFDLRELDNFQKKLLQKAQKEFPRETYRFLRKAGSKGRTHVARKSRSIVKKKSGNYHKGWKRGKAYKKRSNDAYEVQIRNSAPHAHLIEYGHRQVTKDGREVGFVEGKHVLEKGIKEFQSEYFDMVEDWLDEMLDKGL
- a CDS encoding phage tail terminator family protein, whose amino-acid sequence is MITLKDIKIAITTRLKNTLDIEITSKDIKEGFKRPSFFIQLDNIRKSAAGVDQVKRELTVRIYYFPSDRYQYSIEILDIQEQLEEIFDTKLKVIDRYLNIDEIESITTDGVLQLYFDIAYEEGREIDEVEVMEELYLKE